A DNA window from Sediminitomix flava contains the following coding sequences:
- the ccsA gene encoding cytochrome c biogenesis protein CcsA — protein MNNWVDFPIYAGVAFACWLVAVTVQLSASPKKDIIIQLGSWLGVAVMGLFIGLLWNHLDRPPMRTLGETRLLYSFFLPLVGLFTYYRWGYKWLLNYALGMSVLFLGINWMSPENFNKTLMPALQSPWFVPHVIVYIFSYAVLAASSLVACYGLYQYYYKKFDYNNLKLANNLVYLGFGFLTLGLLFGALWAKEAWGHYWTWDPKETWAFLTWMAYLVYMHLRYRHPEQVKAPLWSLALAFLVLMICWFGVNYLPSAQQSVHTYTQ, from the coding sequence ATGAACAACTGGGTAGATTTTCCAATATATGCAGGTGTTGCATTTGCCTGCTGGTTAGTAGCAGTAACAGTACAACTGTCTGCTTCGCCAAAAAAAGATATAATTATTCAATTAGGAAGTTGGTTAGGAGTTGCCGTAATGGGCTTATTTATTGGGCTCCTTTGGAATCATCTTGATCGACCGCCTATGCGTACTTTGGGAGAAACGAGACTTTTGTATTCTTTCTTTTTACCGTTGGTGGGGTTATTTACTTATTACAGATGGGGTTATAAGTGGTTGTTGAATTATGCTTTGGGGATGTCCGTGTTATTTTTAGGGATTAACTGGATGAGTCCTGAAAACTTCAACAAGACACTAATGCCAGCGCTTCAGAGTCCTTGGTTTGTGCCTCACGTAATTGTTTATATCTTTTCTTATGCAGTATTGGCTGCTTCTTCTTTAGTAGCTTGTTATGGACTGTATCAATATTATTACAAGAAATTTGACTATAACAATCTTAAATTAGCCAATAACCTTGTTTATCTAGGTTTCGGATTTTTAACTTTGGGATTATTATTTGGTGCACTTTGGGCAAAAGAAGCTTGGGGACATTATTGGACTTGGGATCCTAAAGAAACATGGGCATTCCTCACTTGGATGGCATATTTGGTGTATATGCATTTAAGGTACAGACACCCAGAGCAAGTAAAAGCACCTTTATGGTCTTTAGCACTAGCATTTTTAGTATTAATGATCTGTTGGTTTGGCGTAAATTACTTGCCGTCAGCTCAACAAAGTGTACATACTTATACTCAATAA
- a CDS encoding cytochrome c biogenesis protein ResB, whose amino-acid sequence MNAVKNRLGEDQIRKEKVVKPLWAFPWEYRESFLIAFGLVVTGLLLQISIGKEVEAFKYPFNVILMGGFAVLTILIHILFKTNPIIKWLRSVPASISSIVALLVLVSIMGTIPQANFTQGVEKDIFGFSHMTTSWTFLITMLFFLTTLGFTTVNRIFPFRFKNVGFILNHLGLWIAVVAGTMGAGDLQRLSMDLYEGQPEWRAYNEKGQIVEMPIAFKLNNFLMEEFTPKLAIVNNEEGKLVEGQNSMVIIEKGNQYEHAGWEIKVEDYLYESVRVSVGNYQPVNEEGAAPAAKVSVTNLSTGEKVEGWVSCGSFRRQYEAMRLNNDFSLVMTTPEPKKYASDVTVFTHEGTQSEERIEVNYPLEVDGWNVYQLSYDSNYGRWSKLSVVELVRDPWLPVVYIGIFMMLFGAVEIMWTGYQEKK is encoded by the coding sequence ATGAACGCAGTAAAAAACAGGCTAGGTGAAGATCAAATACGAAAAGAAAAAGTAGTCAAACCCCTTTGGGCATTTCCATGGGAATATAGAGAGTCATTTTTAATTGCTTTCGGATTAGTAGTGACAGGATTGTTATTACAAATATCAATAGGAAAAGAAGTCGAAGCTTTCAAATATCCGTTTAATGTGATATTGATGGGAGGTTTTGCAGTTCTGACAATATTGATTCATATTTTATTTAAAACTAACCCAATTATCAAGTGGTTACGTTCGGTACCCGCTTCTATTAGCTCAATTGTAGCACTGCTTGTGTTGGTTTCGATTATGGGAACAATTCCTCAAGCCAACTTTACACAAGGAGTGGAAAAAGATATTTTTGGCTTTTCGCACATGACGACTAGCTGGACTTTTCTGATTACAATGTTGTTTTTCCTCACAACACTAGGGTTTACAACTGTCAATAGAATTTTCCCTTTCCGATTTAAGAATGTCGGATTTATTCTTAACCACTTAGGTTTATGGATTGCTGTTGTAGCAGGAACTATGGGAGCAGGCGATTTACAGCGTTTGAGCATGGATCTTTACGAAGGTCAACCTGAGTGGAGGGCTTACAATGAAAAAGGGCAAATTGTAGAAATGCCAATTGCCTTCAAGTTGAATAATTTCTTGATGGAAGAGTTTACTCCAAAACTAGCCATTGTGAACAACGAAGAAGGTAAACTTGTAGAAGGTCAAAATAGTATGGTCATTATTGAAAAAGGAAATCAATATGAGCATGCTGGTTGGGAAATTAAAGTAGAAGACTATTTATACGAGTCAGTAAGAGTTTCTGTAGGAAATTACCAACCTGTAAATGAAGAAGGAGCTGCACCTGCGGCAAAAGTAAGTGTGACAAACCTTTCAACAGGAGAAAAAGTAGAAGGTTGGGTAAGTTGTGGAAGTTTCAGAAGACAATATGAAGCTATGCGATTGAATAACGATTTCTCTCTCGTGATGACAACTCCAGAGCCTAAGAAATATGCTTCTGATGTCACAGTCTTTACTCATGAAGGAACTCAGTCAGAAGAAAGAATAGAGGTCAATTATCCTTTAGAAGTTGATGGATGGAATGTCTATCAGTTAAGCTACGACAGCAATTATGGACGTTGGTCTAAATTAAGTGTCGTTGAGCTTGTAAGAGATCCATGGCTACCTGTTGTATACATCGGAATCTTTATGATGCTTTTCGGAGCTGTCGAAATTATGTGGACTGGTTATCAAGAGAAAAAATAG
- a CDS encoding alginate export family protein: MKKILAVLLIFVSTATFAQEFKLSGDFRARYEYRDGFKAPVSSDHVPASFISQRARINMNYLNKEQNLRFGFSMQDVRTWGDESQLVDDNQLGVHEAWGEILFTDKFSLKIGRQELVYDDSRILGNVDWAMQGRSHDLALFKYEGDFKFHAGAAYNADGETLGREIYNTNYKAMQFAWFNKSFSDLNVSVLFLNNGIEYSEVEVDPTAADLGIAYSQTIGTRLTYSKDGFAANAAYYYQGGKDGANNELNAYYVAGEASYKVGKFKVLAGTEVMSGTDQDATDGVNRSFNPFYGTNHKFNGLMDYFYVGNHANNVGLGDYYVGTAYNSGAFTTGVRAHFFSAMANLVQEGEVLDSNLGTELDFTASYKFSDAITFQAGYSVMNASDEMLALKATPEASSTNHWGWAMVVIKPSLLHIKK; encoded by the coding sequence ATGAAGAAGATACTAGCGGTACTTCTAATTTTTGTATCGACAGCAACTTTTGCACAGGAATTTAAACTTTCAGGAGATTTCCGTGCTCGTTACGAATACAGAGATGGTTTCAAAGCTCCAGTAAGTTCAGATCATGTCCCTGCAAGCTTCATTTCTCAGCGTGCAAGAATCAATATGAACTATCTGAACAAAGAACAAAACCTGCGTTTCGGTTTCTCTATGCAAGACGTAAGAACTTGGGGTGATGAATCTCAATTGGTAGATGACAATCAATTGGGAGTACATGAAGCATGGGGAGAAATTCTGTTTACAGATAAATTCTCTTTGAAAATCGGACGTCAAGAATTGGTGTATGACGACTCTCGTATTTTGGGTAACGTAGATTGGGCAATGCAAGGACGTAGCCATGATTTGGCATTGTTCAAATACGAAGGAGATTTTAAATTTCATGCAGGAGCAGCGTACAATGCAGACGGTGAAACTTTAGGGAGAGAAATCTACAATACCAACTACAAAGCAATGCAGTTTGCTTGGTTCAATAAAAGCTTCAGTGATCTAAACGTAAGTGTTTTATTCTTGAATAACGGTATTGAGTATAGTGAAGTTGAAGTAGACCCTACTGCTGCAGATTTAGGAATTGCTTATAGCCAGACTATCGGTACAAGATTGACTTATAGCAAAGATGGTTTTGCTGCAAATGCGGCTTATTACTACCAAGGTGGTAAAGATGGAGCTAACAATGAGTTGAATGCTTACTATGTAGCTGGAGAAGCTTCTTATAAAGTAGGGAAGTTTAAAGTATTGGCTGGTACTGAGGTAATGTCAGGTACAGACCAAGATGCTACTGATGGTGTAAATAGATCATTCAATCCATTTTATGGTACAAACCACAAATTCAACGGTTTGATGGATTACTTTTATGTAGGTAATCATGCCAACAATGTAGGGTTAGGTGACTATTATGTAGGGACAGCATATAATAGTGGTGCATTTACGACAGGTGTGAGAGCACATTTCTTTAGTGCAATGGCAAACCTTGTGCAAGAAGGTGAAGTACTAGATTCAAATTTAGGTACGGAACTAGACTTTACAGCTTCATACAAATTCTCAGATGCGATTACTTTCCAAGCTGGTTATTCTGTGATGAATGCATCAGATGAAATGCTTGCATTGAAAGCTACGCCAGAGGCTAGTAGTACAAATCATTGGGGATGGGCAATGGTCGTGATTAAACCTAGTTTACTCCACATCAAAAAATAA
- the nrfA gene encoding ammonia-forming cytochrome c nitrite reductase: MKNLNESITKKPILGWLLFFLTLGGVFALGMLASSVSEKRVEAALAGNIHKHEINSLEPRNEKWGANYPREYETYYETLDTTFRSKYGGGAMVDMLEEDPRMVILWAGYGFSKDYNQGRGHTYAVEDIHNTLRTGGPEHEHDGPMPATCWTCKSPDVPRLMNELGVEEYYKGKWARHGEEIVNPIGCADCHDEKTMALKITRPALVEAFERQGKDISKASHNEMRSLVCAQCHVEYYFDKNLPGKEGTPYLTFPWDNGTSVEDMEAYFDEREFSDWTHKLSRTPMIKTQHPDYELHLTGIHGQKGVSCADCHMPYKTEGGQKFTDHKIQSPLNNVANSCQVCHRDSEGDLIKQVYERQDKIKETRDELEILLVRAHIEAKKAWDLGASEAQMKAILKDIRHAQWRWDFSAASHGGSFHAPVEVGRIVSTGLVKAADARLKLSRLLIKLGFDGEVPYPDISTKEKAQEYIGLPMEKLIKEKEDFKKNLLPKWLEAAKERESKYDDQN, from the coding sequence ATGAAGAACTTAAACGAATCTATCACAAAAAAGCCTATCCTAGGTTGGCTTTTATTTTTCCTAACGCTAGGAGGCGTCTTTGCTTTGGGAATGTTAGCCTCTTCTGTTTCTGAAAAAAGAGTAGAAGCAGCTTTGGCTGGAAATATTCACAAGCATGAAATCAATTCTTTAGAACCAAGGAATGAAAAATGGGGTGCAAATTACCCAAGAGAATATGAAACGTATTACGAGACTTTAGATACTACTTTCCGTTCAAAATACGGTGGAGGTGCTATGGTTGATATGTTGGAAGAAGACCCTCGTATGGTTATTCTTTGGGCAGGGTACGGATTCTCTAAAGACTATAACCAAGGGCGTGGACACACTTACGCTGTAGAAGATATTCATAATACATTGAGAACAGGTGGACCAGAGCACGAGCATGACGGACCAATGCCTGCTACTTGTTGGACATGTAAATCTCCAGATGTTCCAAGATTGATGAACGAGCTTGGTGTTGAGGAGTATTATAAAGGAAAATGGGCAAGACACGGTGAAGAAATCGTAAACCCTATTGGTTGTGCCGATTGTCATGATGAGAAGACAATGGCATTGAAAATCACTCGTCCTGCTTTGGTTGAAGCATTTGAACGTCAAGGAAAAGACATTTCAAAAGCTTCACATAACGAAATGCGTTCATTGGTTTGTGCGCAGTGTCACGTTGAGTACTACTTCGATAAAAACCTTCCAGGTAAAGAAGGAACTCCATACCTGACTTTCCCTTGGGACAACGGCACGTCTGTCGAAGATATGGAAGCATACTTCGATGAAAGAGAGTTTTCGGATTGGACACATAAATTGAGCCGTACACCAATGATCAAAACACAACACCCAGACTACGAACTTCACCTTACAGGTATTCATGGTCAGAAAGGTGTTTCTTGTGCAGACTGTCACATGCCTTACAAAACAGAAGGTGGTCAGAAGTTCACAGACCACAAAATTCAATCTCCACTTAACAACGTTGCAAACTCTTGTCAAGTTTGTCACAGAGATTCAGAAGGAGACTTGATCAAGCAAGTTTATGAGCGTCAAGACAAGATCAAAGAAACAAGAGATGAGTTAGAAATTCTTTTGGTTCGTGCACACATTGAGGCTAAAAAAGCTTGGGATTTAGGTGCTTCTGAAGCTCAAATGAAAGCTATCCTTAAAGACATTCGTCACGCACAATGGAGATGGGATTTCTCGGCTGCTTCTCACGGCGGTTCATTCCACGCACCAGTTGAGGTAGGTAGAATTGTAAGCACAGGTTTGGTAAAAGCTGCTGATGCTCGTCTGAAATTGTCTAGACTTCTGATCAAACTAGGATTTGATGGAGAAGTACCTTACCCAGATATCTCTACAAAAGAAAAAGCACAAGAGTACATCGGACTTCCAATGGAAAAACTAATCAAAGAAAAAGAAGACTTCAAGAAGAACCTTCTTCCAAAATGGTTAGAGGCTGCAAAAGAGAGAGAAAGTAAATACGACGATCAAAATTAA
- the nrfH gene encoding cytochrome c nitrite reductase small subunit, with the protein MSRIILFFIPPPRWRLPVILALGCIAGLGGYTFYISRAWSYISDDPKACINCHLMAPEYATWQHSSHKNAATCNDCHVPQDNVFSKYFFKAKDGLYHSSMFTLGLEPQVIRMHEAGQDVVQANCQRCHTHQNEAVSTMGVDVAKRAHGEGKLCWECHREVPHGRVKSKSSTPAGVSAPLLDSPTPKWLKAAMKPSTSNE; encoded by the coding sequence ATGAGCCGAATAATTTTATTTTTCATTCCACCTCCGAGATGGAGGCTGCCAGTAATCTTAGCGTTAGGGTGTATTGCAGGTTTAGGAGGCTACACCTTCTATATCTCTAGAGCTTGGTCTTATATCTCAGATGATCCGAAAGCGTGTATCAACTGTCACCTAATGGCTCCAGAGTATGCTACTTGGCAACATAGTTCGCACAAAAATGCAGCTACATGTAACGACTGTCACGTTCCGCAAGACAATGTATTTTCTAAATACTTCTTCAAGGCAAAAGATGGTCTCTATCACTCTTCTATGTTTACACTGGGTTTAGAACCACAGGTGATTCGCATGCATGAAGCAGGTCAAGATGTTGTTCAAGCCAATTGCCAACGCTGCCATACACATCAGAACGAGGCTGTTTCTACAATGGGAGTTGATGTAGCCAAAAGAGCACATGGCGAAGGAAAACTATGTTGGGAGTGCCACAGAGAAGTTCCTCACGGTCGTGTAAAAAGTAAATCGTCAACGCCTGCAGGAGTGAGTGCTCCTTTATTGGATAGCCCGACTCCAAAATGGTTAAAGGCTGCTATGAAGCCATCAACATCAAACGAATAG
- a CDS encoding RrF2 family transcriptional regulator — protein MLSKTCTYAIRAMIYVCIESIQNHKVGVKAIAEEIQSPEAFTGKILQNLSRRGLINSTKGPKGGFYLDESQQQVKLLEIVTSLEGDHILTSCGLGFDFCSDEHPCPLHSHFKTIKEDYIRMLNTTSISDLSQGIGTGASYLHL, from the coding sequence ATGTTATCTAAGACTTGCACATATGCCATCAGGGCTATGATATATGTGTGCATTGAGAGTATTCAAAATCATAAAGTAGGGGTGAAAGCAATTGCAGAAGAAATTCAAAGTCCTGAAGCCTTTACTGGGAAAATACTCCAAAATTTAAGCAGACGGGGGTTGATCAATTCGACCAAAGGACCGAAGGGGGGATTTTATTTAGACGAGTCTCAACAGCAAGTAAAACTTTTAGAGATTGTAACTTCATTGGAAGGAGATCATATTTTAACCAGTTGTGGTCTGGGCTTTGATTTTTGCTCAGATGAACATCCTTGTCCATTGCATTCTCACTTTAAAACTATCAAAGAAGATTATATCCGAATGTTAAATACGACTTCTATTTCAGACCTTAGTCAAGGAATTGGTACTGGAGCGTCTTATTTGCATTTATAA
- a CDS encoding bifunctional aconitate hydratase 2/2-methylisocitrate dehydratase has translation MNTYNDYIKEIEERKAQGLHPKPIDGAELLSEIIAQIKDSANEHRKDSLNFFIYNTLPGTTSAAGVKAKFLKEIILGESVVEEITPTFAFELLSHMKGGPSIEVLLDLALGTDAAIAAEAAKVLKTQVFLYDADTNRLKEAYEAGNTVAKDLLESYAKAEFFTELPEVDEEIKIVTFIAGEGDISTDLLSPGADAHSRSDRELHGQCIFEHNKEMQQALSDLKAQHPDKRVMLIAEKGTMGVGSSRMSGVNNVALWTGIQASPYVPFINIAPIIAGTNGISPIFLTTVGVTGGIGIDLKNWVKKKDAEGNTVLDEAGEPVLEQAYSVETGTVLTINTKEKKLYNGDKELMDISASLTPQKVEFIKAGGSYAVVFGKKLQTFAAETLGVEAPVVFAPSKEISHEGQGLTAVEKIFNRNVVGATPGKTLHTGSDVRVKVDIVGSQDTTGLMTAQELESMAATVISPVVDGAYQSGCHTASVWDSKAQANIPKLMKFMNDFGLITARDPKHVYHSMTDVIHKVLNDITVSDWDITIGGDSHTRMSKGVAFGADSGTVALALATGEATMPIPESVKVTFKGSMKPYMDFRDVVHATQQQMLKQFGGDNVFQGRVIEVHIGTLTADQAFTFTDWTAEMKAKASICISEDETLIESLEIAKSRIQIMIEKGMDNEKQVLQGLVDKANKRIEEIKTGAKPALTPDADAKYYAEVEVDLDQIVEPMIADPDVYNEDVSKRYTHDTIRPLSYYGGDRKVDLGFVGSCMVHKGDMKILAQMLKNIEAQQGKVEFKAPLVVAPPTYNIVDELKEEGDWEVLQKYSGFEFDDDAPKNAARTKYENMLYLERPGCNLCMGNQEKAEPGDTVMATSTRLFQGRVVKDSSEKKGESLLSSTPVVVLSTILGRTPNLEEYEAAVEGINLTKFKPSSKLLMK, from the coding sequence ATGAACACTTATAACGATTACATCAAGGAGATCGAAGAGCGTAAAGCACAAGGTCTTCACCCGAAGCCGATCGATGGAGCAGAATTACTTAGCGAGATTATAGCGCAGATCAAAGATTCAGCAAACGAACACCGTAAAGATTCTCTCAATTTCTTTATTTACAATACCTTACCTGGTACTACAAGTGCTGCTGGTGTAAAGGCAAAATTCTTAAAAGAAATTATTCTTGGTGAGTCTGTTGTAGAAGAGATCACTCCTACGTTCGCTTTTGAATTGTTGTCACACATGAAAGGTGGACCTTCTATTGAGGTTCTACTTGATTTGGCTTTAGGAACTGATGCCGCAATAGCAGCAGAGGCAGCTAAAGTATTGAAAACTCAAGTATTCCTTTACGATGCAGATACAAATCGTTTAAAAGAAGCATACGAAGCTGGAAATACAGTAGCAAAAGACTTATTAGAAAGTTATGCTAAGGCAGAGTTCTTCACTGAACTTCCAGAAGTAGATGAAGAAATCAAAATTGTTACGTTTATAGCTGGTGAGGGAGATATCTCTACAGATTTACTTTCGCCAGGTGCAGATGCTCACTCAAGATCAGACCGTGAACTACACGGACAATGTATCTTTGAGCACAACAAAGAAATGCAACAAGCACTTTCTGACTTGAAAGCACAACACCCAGACAAGCGTGTGATGTTGATCGCTGAGAAAGGTACAATGGGTGTGGGATCATCAAGAATGTCAGGTGTAAATAACGTGGCATTATGGACAGGTATTCAAGCAAGTCCTTATGTGCCGTTTATTAATATTGCTCCAATCATTGCGGGTACAAACGGTATTTCTCCAATCTTCTTGACTACAGTAGGTGTAACAGGAGGTATTGGGATTGACCTTAAAAACTGGGTGAAGAAAAAAGATGCTGAAGGGAACACAGTTCTTGACGAAGCAGGCGAGCCAGTTTTAGAACAAGCTTATTCAGTTGAAACAGGTACTGTTTTAACCATCAATACAAAAGAGAAAAAACTATACAACGGAGATAAAGAGTTGATGGACATTTCAGCTTCATTGACACCACAAAAAGTGGAGTTCATTAAAGCTGGAGGTTCTTACGCTGTTGTATTTGGTAAGAAACTTCAAACTTTTGCTGCCGAAACATTGGGCGTTGAAGCTCCTGTAGTTTTTGCTCCTTCAAAAGAGATTTCTCATGAAGGTCAAGGTTTGACGGCTGTAGAAAAGATCTTCAACAGAAATGTTGTAGGTGCTACTCCAGGTAAAACACTACATACAGGTTCTGATGTTCGTGTAAAAGTTGACATTGTAGGTTCTCAAGATACTACAGGTCTGATGACTGCTCAAGAATTGGAGTCAATGGCTGCTACAGTTATTTCTCCAGTGGTAGATGGTGCTTACCAATCAGGATGTCACACAGCTTCAGTTTGGGATTCAAAAGCGCAAGCGAACATTCCTAAGTTGATGAAGTTCATGAACGACTTCGGTTTGATCACTGCTCGTGACCCTAAACATGTGTATCATTCAATGACTGACGTTATTCATAAAGTATTGAATGACATTACGGTAAGTGATTGGGATATCACGATTGGAGGTGACTCTCACACAAGAATGTCTAAAGGTGTTGCCTTTGGTGCTGACTCTGGTACAGTTGCTTTGGCACTTGCTACAGGTGAAGCTACAATGCCAATTCCTGAGTCTGTGAAAGTTACTTTCAAAGGAAGTATGAAGCCTTACATGGATTTCCGTGATGTAGTTCATGCCACGCAACAACAAATGTTGAAGCAATTTGGTGGAGACAATGTATTCCAAGGTAGAGTTATCGAGGTACACATTGGAACACTAACGGCTGACCAAGCATTTACATTCACTGACTGGACTGCAGAAATGAAAGCGAAAGCTTCTATCTGTATTTCAGAAGATGAGACACTAATCGAATCTTTAGAGATTGCTAAGTCTAGAATCCAGATCATGATTGAGAAGGGAATGGACAACGAAAAGCAAGTTCTTCAAGGATTAGTTGATAAAGCGAACAAGAGAATTGAAGAGATCAAGACAGGTGCTAAACCTGCATTGACTCCAGATGCTGACGCAAAATACTATGCTGAAGTTGAGGTAGATCTAGATCAAATTGTTGAGCCAATGATCGCCGATCCAGATGTTTATAACGAAGATGTTTCTAAGCGTTATACACACGATACAATCAGACCTCTTTCTTACTACGGTGGAGACAGAAAAGTTGATTTAGGATTCGTAGGATCTTGTATGGTTCATAAAGGAGATATGAAGATTCTTGCTCAAATGTTGAAAAACATTGAAGCACAACAAGGAAAAGTAGAGTTTAAAGCTCCGCTAGTAGTTGCTCCTCCGACTTATAATATCGTAGATGAGTTGAAAGAAGAAGGCGATTGGGAAGTATTGCAAAAATACTCAGGTTTCGAATTTGATGATGATGCACCTAAAAATGCAGCTCGTACGAAATACGAAAACATGTTGTATCTAGAGCGTCCTGGTTGTAACCTTTGTATGGGTAACCAAGAAAAAGCTGAACCAGGTGACACTGTGATGGCTACTTCTACGCGTCTATTCCAAGGTAGAGTTGTAAAAGATTCATCTGAGAAAAAAGGAGAGTCTTTACTTTCATCTACTCCAGTAGTAGTGCTTTCTACAATCTTGGGTAGAACTCCTAACCTAGAAGAGTATGAAGCAGCAGTTGAAGGTATTAACTTGACTAAGTTTAAGCCGTCAAGCAAATTGCTAATGAAGTAA